Proteins from a single region of Oncorhynchus nerka isolate Pitt River linkage group LG18, Oner_Uvic_2.0, whole genome shotgun sequence:
- the LOC115146690 gene encoding coiled-coil domain-containing protein 32-like — MKMIDDFESHKAWLPDVQVQEEDQGRGEDNAALFKDSFQPSHVDNDLQSNGMSMSFSSHSVWEPMEDSDVYIASLENRLKRVKGQCTEVTSREMLHSLSQAKTECWDRFLHDAQSSEIFQEDELDQSTLEHLKRWLVPEKVAISAEELECLLLPSLSRE, encoded by the exons ATGAAGATGATTGACGATTTCGAGAGTCATAAGGCCTGGCTGCCTGATGTGCAGGTGCAGGAGGAAGATCAAGGCCGAGGAGAGGATAATGCTGCTCTGTTCAAAGATTCATTCCAACCGTCACATGTTGACAATGACCTGCAATCTAATGGCATGTCTATGAGTTTCTCCTCTCACAGCGTCTGGGAACCTATGGAAGACTCGGATGTCTACATTGCTAGTTTAG AGAATCGTCTGAAGAGAGTAAAGGGCCAGTGTACAGAGGTGACGTCTAGGGAGATGCTGCACTCCCTATCTCAGGCCAAAACAGAATGCTGGGATAGATTCTTGCACGACGCTCAGAGCTCGGAAATCTTTCAGGAGGACGAGCTAGATCAGAG TACCCTGGAGCATCTAAAGCGTTGGCTGGTACCTGAGAAAGTGGCCATCAGCGCTGAGGAGCTGGAGTGTCTCCTCCTGCCGTCACTGAGCCGAGAGTAG
- the prlh2r gene encoding prolactin releasing hormone 2 receptor codes for MDNREFSLNCSWVENTSLPAYSSTSSSSFTGLDLLFDLKPLFIPLYSMVILVACSGNLLLLFLIGLNKKRHNTTNFLIGNLALVDLVMCIFCVPLTASYAFDKRGWLFGRFMCHFVTLMQSATVFAAVLSLTAIAVDRYVVVAYPIRRRLGCQFCWGLVAAIWLCSLAFSTPTALHIGYLDLSATGLHMVVCEEFWHGQERGRLVYSCFVLVFSYFVPLAAVSASYLAISYHLRQRNISGLMAAGPVSNQMNWGRKRRKTFCLLLVSVLCFAFSWLPLQVVNLIRDLDTDFTILGKSHVNVIQVSCHLLAMSSACYNPFIYASLHDKFLSCLCHRDLFPRHRGVGGRGPRGNSSSFMTSHRLHRVNTFSTLGDIPVVLGNKMPQESWPLRQAHKSSTTTIIDHNYM; via the coding sequence ATGGACAACAGGGAGTTTTCTCTGAACTGCTCTTGGGTAGAGAACACATCTCTCCCTGCCTACTCCTcaacgtcctcctcctccttcactgggTTGGATCTCCTATTTGACCTGAAGCCCCTATTCATCCCTCTCTACTCCATGGTGATCCTGGTCGCCTGCTCTGGCAACCTCCTGCTGCTCTTCCTCATCGGGCTCAACAAGAAGAGACACAACACCACCAACTTCCTGATCGGCAACTTGGCGCTAGTCGATTTGGTCATGTGCATCTTCTGCGTGCCCCTGACGGCCTCCTATGCCTTCGACAAGCGAGGGTGGCTCTTCGGACGCTTCATGTGCCACTTTGTCACCTTGATGCAGTCGGCGACGGTTTTCGCAGCCGTCTTGTCACTTACAGCCATTGCAGTGGACCGGTACGTTGTTGTGGCCTATCCCATTCGCAGGCGGTTGGGTTGCCAGTTTTGCTGGGGTTTGGTGGCTGCCATCTGGTTGTGTAGCCTTGCGTTCTCCACTCCCACGGCTCTCCACATTGGCTACCTGGACCTGAGCGCCACCGGTCTCCACATGGTCGTCTGTGAGGAGTTCTGGCATGGCCAGGAGCGGGGACGCCTTGTCTACTCCTGCTTTGTCCTGGTCTTCTCTTACTTTGTGCCACTCGCCGCTGTGTCTGCATCCTACCTCGCTATCTCCTACCACTTGAGACAAAGGAACATTTCTGGTTTGATGGCGGCGGGTCCTGTTTCCAATCAAATGAACTGGGGGCGAAAGAGAAGAAAGACTTTCTGCCTCCTCCTTGTGTCGGTGCTCTGCTTCGCCTTCTCCTGGCTCCCTCTTCAGGTGGTCAATCTCATCCGCGACCTGGATACTGACTTCACCATCCTGGGCAAGAGCCACGTCAACGTGATCCAAGTGTCGTGCCACCTGTTAGCTATGAGCTCGGCGTGCTACAACCCATTTATCTACGCGTCGCTCCACGACAAGTTCCTGTCCTGCCTGTGTCATCGTGACCTCTTCCCCCGTCACAGAGGAGTGGGGGGTCGAGGGCCAAGGGGAAACAGCAGCAGCTTCATGACATCCCACCGACTGCACCGTGTGAACACCTTCTCCACCCTGGGCGACATCCCGGTGGTTCTGGGGAACAAGATGCCACAGGAGAGCTGGCCGTTGCGGCAGGCACATAAGTCCTCAACCACTACAATAATTGACCATAATTACATGTAG